In Sphaerodactylus townsendi isolate TG3544 linkage group LG13, MPM_Stown_v2.3, whole genome shotgun sequence, one DNA window encodes the following:
- the UBE2A gene encoding ubiquitin-conjugating enzyme E2 A, translated as MSTPARRRLMRDFKRLQEDPPAGVSGAPSENNIMVWNAVIFGPEGTPFEDGTFKLTIEFTEEYPNKPPTVRFVSKMFHPNVYADGSICLDILQNRWSPTYDVSSILTSIQSLLDEPNPNSPANSQAAQLYQENKREYEKRVSAIVEQSWRDC; from the exons ATGTCCACGCCGGCCCGGAGGCGCCTTATGCGGGACTTCAAAAG ACTACAGGAGGATCCTCCGGCTGGAGTAAGCGGAGCCCCGTCCGAGAACAACATTATGGTTTGGAACGCGGTCATCTTCGG GCCTGAGGGAACCCCTTTTGAAGATG GAACTTTCAAGCTTACAATAGAATTTACAGAAGAATATCCAAACAAGCCACCTACTGTTAGATTTGTGTCTAAAATGTTTCATCCAAATG TCTATGCAGATGGTAGTATATGTCTGGATATTCTTCAGAATCGTTGGAGTCCTACTTATGATGTGTCGTCCATCTTAACATCCATACAG tCTTTACTGGATGAGCCTAATCCAAACAGtccagcaaacagccaggcagctcAGCTATACCAAGAGAATAAGCGGGAATATGAAAAACGGGTTTCTGCAATAGTAGAACAGAGTTGGCGTGATTGTTGA